One part of the Triplophysa dalaica isolate WHDGS20190420 chromosome 25, ASM1584641v1, whole genome shotgun sequence genome encodes these proteins:
- the cckb gene encoding cholecystokinin: MNSGVCVCVILAALSVSCLGRPRSSSPDTGDSPLPSHLDTSVSEHLRLARSLSLPKQPATDKDTETRANLSQLLAKLISKKGSVRRNSSLNNRANSVNHQMKDRDYVGWMDFGRRSAEEYEYSS; this comes from the exons ATGAACAGcggagtgtgcgtgtgtgtgatccTGGCTGCTCTTTCTGTCTCGTGCCTGGGTCGTCCCCGCTCCTCTTCTCCTGACACCGGAGACAGTCCACTCCCCTCACATTTGGACACCAGCGTGAGCGAGCACCTTCGACTCGCCCGCTCCCTCAGCCTCCCAAAGCAGCCTGCGACCGACAAGGACACAGAAACCCGCGCTAACCTCAGCCAGCTGCTGGCCAAACTCATCTCCAAAAAAG GATCTGTTCGTCGCAACTCATCCTTGAACAACAGAGCAAACAGCGTGAACCACCAGATGAAAGACCGGGATTATGTCGGCTGGATGGATTTTGGCCGTCGGAGCGCTGAGGAATATGAATACTCGTCATAA